Proteins from one Entomospira culicis genomic window:
- the eno gene encoding phosphopyruvate hydratase, with translation MSSMIAMVHAREILDSRGNPTIEVEVHLEDGSFGRAAVPSGASTGTREALELRDGDKSRYLGKGVQKAVENVNDIIADEIIGLDALEQVAIDRLMIKLDGTENKAKLGANAILGVSMAVACAAADYLQIPLYRYLGNAHASTLPVPMANVLNGGSHADNSVDFQEFMIVPVGAPNLKEAVRMMAEVFHSLKNILHAEGLATSVGDEGGFAPNLKSNEEAPEYIMKAIEKAGYTYGHGKDFMIALDPAASEFYDEAKKKYVFSKSDKRELSSDEMVAYWAEWAKKYPIISLEDGLAESDWDGWKKLTDAIGDKVQVVGDDLFVTNSKILKEGIDKGIANSILIKVNQIGSVTETIEAVEMAKKAGYTAVVSHRSGETEDSFIADLVVALEAGQIKTGSMSRSDRIAKYNRLIRIEEELNYTEEISTYPGKDAYYCLRNKR, from the coding sequence ATGAGCAGTATGATTGCTATGGTTCATGCCCGTGAGATTTTGGATTCACGCGGAAACCCCACCATCGAAGTGGAAGTTCACCTAGAAGATGGTAGCTTTGGTCGTGCGGCCGTTCCTTCTGGTGCTAGCACCGGTACCCGCGAGGCACTAGAGTTGCGCGATGGCGATAAGAGTCGCTACCTTGGTAAGGGTGTACAGAAGGCTGTGGAGAATGTTAATGACATTATTGCAGATGAGATTATTGGTCTTGATGCCCTAGAGCAAGTTGCTATCGATCGCTTGATGATCAAGCTTGATGGTACCGAAAATAAGGCTAAGCTTGGTGCTAATGCAATTTTGGGTGTCTCCATGGCTGTAGCTTGTGCGGCTGCCGATTATTTACAGATTCCTCTCTATCGCTACCTTGGTAACGCGCATGCCAGCACTTTACCTGTACCCATGGCAAACGTACTCAATGGTGGTTCTCATGCCGATAACTCGGTCGACTTCCAAGAGTTCATGATTGTGCCAGTTGGTGCGCCTAACCTCAAAGAGGCGGTACGCATGATGGCAGAGGTTTTCCACTCGCTAAAGAATATCCTTCACGCCGAAGGGTTGGCTACTAGCGTGGGCGATGAGGGTGGTTTTGCTCCTAACCTCAAGAGTAACGAAGAGGCCCCTGAGTATATCATGAAGGCCATTGAGAAAGCCGGTTACACTTATGGACATGGTAAAGATTTCATGATTGCCCTTGATCCTGCTGCCTCGGAATTCTATGATGAAGCAAAGAAAAAATATGTCTTTAGCAAGAGCGACAAGCGCGAGCTATCGAGCGACGAGATGGTTGCTTACTGGGCAGAGTGGGCTAAAAAGTACCCAATCATCAGCCTAGAAGACGGTCTTGCCGAGAGCGACTGGGATGGTTGGAAGAAGCTCACCGATGCCATTGGCGATAAAGTTCAGGTGGTGGGTGATGACCTCTTTGTTACCAACTCTAAGATCCTCAAAGAGGGTATTGATAAGGGCATTGCTAACTCTATCTTAATTAAAGTTAATCAAATCGGTTCGGTTACCGAGACTATTGAGGCTGTAGAGATGGCTAAGAAGGCTGGTTACACGGCTGTTGTCTCTCACCGTTCTGGCGAGACCGAAGATAGCTTTATTGCTGATCTTGTTGTTGCATTGGAAGCGGGTCAGATTAAGACTGGTTCGATGAGCCGTTCTGATCGTATTGCTAAGTATAACCGCTTGATTCGCATTGAAGAGGAGCTCAACTACACGGAAGAGATCTCCACCTACCCAGGTAAAGATGCCTATTACTGCTTACGCAACAAGCGCTAA